The DNA region gtataaaagcgtgtaaaagtgtcgtataaaagcgtgtaaaagtggcgtataaaagcgtgtaaaagtggcgtataaaagcgtgtaaaagtgGCGTATAAAAGCGTGTAATTCTCGAGCTGGACGATCCGCCTCGTCGGCACTGAACTCTTGACTTGTAAACAGTTAGAAACGGGCTTAAAGATGTCTGCAGTCTGGGAAAAAGCAAAGAGTCGTAGCCTGAGGAGAGTGCACGTGGTGAACACACCACAACAGCGAGCGTCATGACCCAGTCTGTAGCCACGGTGCATTTCTGCGACGTTTTCGAGGCTGCAGCGGCGGCTGAAACCCCAAACTCACCAGCTGCTTTGGCTTTAATCTCCATCATACACAGTTTTTATAGAGCAGATGTGACAACAGCTGGAAAGGAGGCACAAAAGGAGGCAGGCAGGGTGTTTACGATGAATACCGAGGAGGACGGAGACTCTCCAGCCGCTTAAAAACCTGAAATCCTGCTTCATCTGCACACAAACTATTTAAACTGTTGGAGGGTGAAATGGTGCATGAGAACATTCAGTTTCTCAGGTCAGACGCCCACAAAGAGCAGCATTTAGCAGCTGGTTCCACTGATTCCCCCTCACATCGGCTGCAGCTTAGTGGCATTTTTACTCAGGAAACACGTTCCTTCTGTTTGTTTACAATGCAGCACGatacaaacaggaagtaaacagGAAGTAACGCCACATTCAGGAGAGTTACAAGAGCAACCAGAgactctggctgtgttccaaaccgcatactgcatactacatactacatactacacactgcatactacatactacatactgcatactacatactacatacagcatactgcatactgcatactgcatactgcatactacatactacatacagcatactgcatactacatacagcatactacatactacatacaacatactgcatactacatactacatactacatactgcatactacatacaacatactgcatactacatactacatactacatactacatactgcatacaacatactacacactgcatactgatcgatcagacagtatgcagagcgtttacccacaatgcatttcgctcctgccagagccgaaatcagccggcctgaagctgatttatcttaagctctaaactccgtaaactttagcaacatttgaaacattttcaggtgagaaagtagtcgtttagatccccaacgtgttgaaaacctgacaaaataccggctgtttacaattttgttcccacgaattcggcgctactaaagctagccgcagtgagcaacgcacttccggttattttcacaaaataaaatacccgttgccttttatcacagggaaagccattaggatacaattggtgcttttgttttgaaaacaggaagtgaacctaccctcgttgtagctagcttgaaactgccgttttgacaggaaatgacgatcggcgacgtcacgttgcatcttgggtagtttgagtatgagtagtaacctcatgatgcatacccaacatttaggagaatctagtatgcatccgggaacttctagcatactcaaactcgcatactaactcaaaacgttagtaggagtagtaggagaagtatgcggtttggaacacagcctcttTCCTTGTTTTTCACCCGTCTGagcctctgcctctgcttcctgtttggCGTTACCGGAGTTACTGATTCACCGTTTTGTGTGTCTCCCTCAGTCGGACGTGGTCCATCAGAGCGTGTTCGAGCTGATCCACACAGACGACCGAGCTCTCTTCAGACGGCAGCTTCACTTCTCGTTCAACTCGAACCCCGACGGCTGCGGGAGCCCCGGTAAGTCCGGCGAAGAGCAGCCGGATCCGAACTATTCGTTCAGTTGGAACCACAGTTCCTTACGTTGTTGGCATATATTTTCAGTTTGGAATGATTTCCTTGTTTATTACTTTCTTCTTTAGTCCGTTTTGTGTGCATTTCCTTTGCTTTTATATCCTTTTCTGATAGTTTTGCTTGTTTTACGCTGTCAGGTCGTCTCGCATCTCTTTGTAGTCGCTCTGCATCGTGTTGGATGGGCTCGTTTGTCATTTCTCATCCTCCTGCTTGTCTTTTATCgtagttttgtgtgtttttggacCATTTTTATAgttgttttgtttggttttgcaGGGTTTTGTTGCACGTCTTCCATATAGTTCTGCACATATTTTCTTTGTTCAATTCAGAAGCCGCTGCTTGTGTTCAGTAATTTGAAAAGTAATTTCATAAAATATCTTGAAACTTGAAAATTTACACAGGAATTATAAGCTAAAAAGTCCAGAAAATGTGTGGAAAATATTGATAAATATCCCAAAAATATCTAAGAATAGTAAAAGAACACATAAATAAGATGCATTAAAATATATTAACAAGATGCATTAACATATATAAATAAGATGCATTAAAGATATAAATAATATGCATTAACATATATAAATAAGATGCATTCGTGCTGGATGGGCTCGTTTGTCATTTCTCGTCCTTCTGCTTGTCTTTTATcgtagttttgtgtttttttggacagtttttcgagttgttttgtttggttttgcaGGGTTTTGTTGCACGTCTTCcacatattttctttgttgttttgagaagctgctgcttgtgttcaGTTTAGTTCACACCTGTAGCCTCAGTTCTGCCTggatatttagatatttagataTTTGGGTGGAGTATCAGCTGCTCTGCTTTGGTCTGACGTGTCTCCGTCATGCAGGTGAGCAGAACAGCGCTGAGATCAGCAGCAACGTGATGGCCTACGACCCGCTGACCATCCCTCCTGAGAACTCGTCCTTCCTGGAGAGGAACTTCTGCTGTCGTTTCCGCTGCCTGCTGGACAACTCCTCCGGCTTCCTGGTAAGTTTCATCCCGCCGCCGCCTTGGCGAGGAGCGTGGAGTCGGCTCTGAAGCCTCCTGTCTCTGTTCGTCTTCAGGCCCTGAACTTCCACGGCCGCCTGAAGTTCCTCCAGGGCCAGAATCGAGTGTCGGAGGACGGGACGCCGGTCCCCCAGCAGCTCGCTCTGTTCTCCATCGCCACTCCGCTGCAGCAGCCGTCCATCCTGGAGATCCGCACCAAGACGCTCCTCTTCCAGACCAAGCACAAGCTGGACTTCACGCCGCTGGGCATCGACAGCAGGTAGACACGTTGGTTCAGACTCCAGCTTTACGGTGAAAAACAGAAGAAGCCTGCGCTGACGGTGCTGCGTTGTGGTTCACAGAGGGAAGGTGGTTCTGGGTTACAACGAGGTGGAGATCTGCATGAAAGGTTCCGGCTACAGCTTCATCCACGCTGCCGACATGATGCACTGCGCCGAAAACCACCTGAGAAGTACGTTCTACTTCCCTTATTTCCCAGCAACAGAAATGACTTCAAATAAAACATATATATCTACTAAAGCTCTAAatgataattataataataaaatatcagAACATTTAGATGAAAAGTAATTAGATAAAATATCTTGAAACATGATTGAATTATAAGCTAAAAAGTTCAGAAAATATGTGGAAAATATTGATAAATATCCCAAAAATATCTAAGAATAGTAAAAGAATACATAAATAAGATGCATTAAAATATATAGATAATATGCATTaacatatataaataatatgCATTAACATGTGTAAATAAGATGCATTAAACTATATAGATAATAtgcattaaaatatataaataatatgcATTAACATATGTAAATAAGATGCATTAAAATATATAGATTAAATGcattaaatatataaataatatgcattaacatatataaataaaattcattaacatatataaataaaatgcattaacatatataaataaaatgcattaaatatataaataatatgcattaacatatataaataaaattcattaacatatataaataaaatgcattaacatatataaataaaatgcattaaatatataaataatatgtATTAACATTTATAAATGcattaaatatataaataaaatgcattaaatatataaataatatgcatttaaatatataaataagatgccttaaaatatataaataaaatgcactaaatatataaataagatgcattaaatatataaataatatgcATTAACATATAAAGATAAGATGAATAAGATATATAAATGCACATTTGTTATAAATACTTAAAACTGTcttagaaataaaaagaacTTAATGTCTAAAGTTGATAGTAAATATatcaaatttgaataaaatgtaaaaaaatatttgtaaGATGATAAAGAAATAATATCCAGAAATATAGATAATGTGTAAAAAGTGTAAAGATGTAAATATAGATTTCGATATCCATAAAATCTAATTGTTTGTCCTGATAGAAACACATAAAAAGGCTTTTTAAGGTCAGTTTTTAGCACCTGCTCTGAAACTTTTGCTGGTTTATATAGATAATAAAGAAATATTACATGCTCAGAACTCGTGTGTTTACTTTGATTAATCGGTCTCTTCCGTGTCCGCCGCAGTGATAAAAACCGGAGACTCCGGCCTCACCATCTTCAGGCTGCTGGCTAAGAGTGGGCGCTGGGTGTGGGTGCAGTCCAACGCCAGGCTGGTGTTCAAAGGAGGGAAGCCGGACTTCATCGTGGCGCGGCAGAGGGCGCTCACGTAAGTTTCTGGCAGATTGTCCACGGCGTGGTcgtcttcttctgtggtttctCACGCCCATCTGCTGCCCCTCAGGAACGAGGAAGGAGAGGAGCAGCTCCGCCTCAGACGGCTGCAGCTGCCGTTCAACTTCGCCACCGGCGAGGCGGTGCTGTACGACACGCTGCCCAGCGTGGAGGCGCCCgaccccgagcagaggacgcaCGGCGAGGACTCGGTCAGCCGCGGCTCCATGCTGGGCTGCCTGCTGAGCCAGGACCAGTCGCTCTACTACGAGGACAACGGCGGCAGCGCGCTCAACTCGCTCAGCGACGTGGCCTTCCAGGACACGCACGCCACCCTCAGCATCCTGGGAGACGCCGCCCCCAAACCGGGGGCCGGGGCCCCGGTGAAGATGGACGACACGGTTCGGGACATGATGGCGAGCCTGCAGCAGATCCTGGGGGACGACGAGCTGGTGGACGCGCTGGACGTGGCGCCGGAGGAGCTGAGGATCTGGGAGAGCACGCTGCTGAAGGTGAACTGCAACCAGCCCGAGTCCAGCGAGGACCTCAGCGACATCCTCATCGCCGACGTCCTGTCCTACTtcgaggagcagctgcagaaggaCGGCCGCTTCCCGCTGCCCGACCCGCTGGACCAGCTCGCCGCCTGCCTCCCGGACGTGGACttccagaaccagaaccctgACCGGGGCTGGGCTGAGCCGGGCCAAAACCAGAACCCTGACCGGGGCTGGGCTGAGCCgggccagaaccagaaccctgACCGGGGCTGGGCTGAGCCGGGCCAAAACCAGAACCCTGACCGGGGCTGGGCTGAGCCGGGCCAAAACCAGAACCCTGACCGGGGCTGGGCTGAGCCgggccagaaccagaaccagctgaTGCTGAGCGGCGGGCAGTTGATGGCGGCGCCTCCGGCCGTGGGGACGGTGAAGCTGAGCCACATGGACTTTCCTCAGATGGGCTCCGGGTTAAACGGGCTGCCGCCTCGGCAAACGCTTCCCGCTTCCTTTCAGCCGGGCGGCTCTGAAAACCCGGCCGCCCCGGCGCCGTTTAACCAGGCCGCCCCGGCGCCGTTTAACCCGGCCGCCCCGGCACCGTTTAACCAGGCCGCTCCGGCGCCGTTTAACCCGGCCGCCCCTGCGCCGTTTAACCCGGCCGCCCCGGCGCCGTTTAATCCGGCCCTGGTGGACGCTCGTCATCCGAGCCAGAACCAGCCGAGGACTTTTCAGTTTAATGCcgccaacaacaacaacaacctggGAGCGTTCTCACTCCAGGACGCTGCGGCCGGTCATCTCCACGGCAACCAAAAGACTCAGAGACTTCCCCATGTGGGCGTGTCCTTCCAGGACCAAAGCGCGGGACAGGTGAATCCAGCGTTCAGCTTCAAAGGAAACCAGTGGAACGCTGCAGAAACCCCAAATATTTCAAACCAAACGGGATTCCCTGCAGACTTTACCCAGAACAGTCAGCTCCAGAGGCCGCCATGGCCGCCGCAGCAGACGGGCGCCGCGCTCCACCAGACGGCGGGAGTTCAGATGAACGCCGGCGGCAGAGCTCCCTTTGCTGCTCAGCAGGACTGCATGATCAGAATGAACCCCGCCAACAAGCCCTCCTGCCTCTACCAGGCTCTCCCACCCGGGCCGCCGGCGCCCGCCATCCCGAACCCCGACGAGGCGGCGCTGTCCTGCCAGGTGGCCGCGGGTCTCACTTCAAACGGGCTGAtggtgcagctgcagcagattcTGAGCCTCAGGAAAGAAACGCAGGTAAGAAACctcaaaggctgtgttccaaaccgcatactgcatactgcatactgcatactacatactacatactgcatactacatactacatactgcatactgcaaactgcatactacatactgcatactacatactgcatacaacatactacatactacatactgcatactacatactacatactgcatactgcatactacatactgcatactgcatactacatactgcatactgcatactgcatactacatactacatactgcatactgcaaactgcatactacatactgcatactacatactatatactgcatactacatactacatactgcatactgcatactacatactgcatactgcatactacatactgcatactgcatactgcatattacatactacatactgcatactgcatactacatactacatactgcatactgcatactacatactacatactgcatattacatactgcatactgcatactacatactgcatactgcatactacatactgcatattacatactacatactgcatactacatactgcatactacatactgcatactgcatactacatactgcatattacatactacatactgcatactacatactgcatactgcatactacatactacatactgcatattacatactacatactacatactgcatactacatattgcatactgcatactgcatactacatactgcatattacatactacatactgcatactacagactgcatactgcatactgcatactacatactgcatactgcatactacatactgcatattacatactaaatactacatactgcatactgcatactgcatactacatactgcatattacatactacatactacatactgcatactgcatactacatactgcatactacagactgcatactgcatactgcatattacatactacatactacatactacatactgcatactgcatactacatactgcatattacatactacatactgcatactgcatactacatactgcatactacagactgcatactgcatactgcatattacatactacatactgcatactacagactgcatactgcatactacagactgcatactgcatactgcatattacatactacatacttcatactgcatactgcatactacatactgcatactacagactgcatactgcatactgcatattacatactacatactacatactgcatactgcatactacatactgcatattacatactacatactgcatactacatactgcatactacagactgcatactgcatattacatactacatactgcatactgcatactacatactgcatactacagactgcatactgcatactgcatattacatactacatactgcatactgcatactacatactgcatactacagactgcatactgcatactgcatattacatactacatactacatactgcatactgcatactacatactgcatactacagactgcatactgcatactgcatattacatactacatactgcatactgcatactacatactgcatattacatactacatactgcatactgcatactacatactaaatactgcatattacatactacatactacatactgcatactacatattgcatactgcatactgcatactacatactgcatattacatactacatactgcatactacagactgcatactgcatactgcatactacatactgcatactgcatactacatactgcatactgcatactacatactgcatactacatattacatactgcgtactacatactgcgtactacatactgcgtactacatactgcgtactacatactgcatattgcgtactacatactgcgtactgcgtactacatactacatactgcgtactacatactacatactgcgtactacatactacatactgcgtactacatactacatactgcatactacatactgcatactacatactgcgtactacatactacatactgcatactacatactgcatactacatactgcatactacatactccgtattacatactacatactgcatactacatactgcatactacatactacatactgcatactacatactgcatactacgtactacatactgcgtactacatactgcatactgcgtactacatactgcatactacatactacatactgcgtactacatactgcatactgcgtactacatactgcatactgcgtactacatactacatactgcatactacatactgcgtactgcgtactacatactacatactgcgtactacatactacatactgcatactacatactgcatactgcatactacatactacatactacatactgcatactgcatactacatactgcatactacatactgcatactacatactgcatactcatcgatcagacagtatgcagagtgtttacccacaacgcatctcgctcctgcccgagccgaaatcagccggcctgaagctgattttgcttaagctctaaactctgtaaactttagcaacatttgaaacattttcaggtgagaaagtagtcgtttagatccccaacgtgttgaaaacctgacaaaataccggctgtttacaattttgttgccacgaattcggcgctactaaagctagccgcagtgagcaacgcacttccggttattttcacaaaataaaatacccgttgccttttatcatagggaaagccataaccatacaattggtgcttttattttgaaaacaggaagtgaacctaccctcgttgtagctagcttgaaactgccgttttgacaggaaatgacgatcggcgacgtcacgttacgttgcatcttgggtagtttgagtatgaatagtaacctcatgatgcatacccaacattttagagaatctagtatgcatccgggaacttctcgctgacAAACTCGCATAtttactcaaaaagttagtatgagtagtaggagaagtaggagaagtatccgctttcgaacacagccaaagctTCCATCGCTGGTTTCCTGTCCGCAGCCTTTTCTGTTGTTACAGGATGGTTAACGAATCCTTTAAACCATATTTGTCAAACTCAAGGCCAAATGTGGCCCGCGAGAGCTTAAAAGTTCTGAttgtctaaaaataaataagtcaaatacgtgcagttaccaaaaactacatttcccataaTGCATGCTGATTAAGTTACGCACAAAGTGACGGCATCCTGCCACTGGACTGCAATGTTTCCAAATCGATGCGATTTTCCCAATAAGTGGAACTGAGAAATCCAAATAatgatcccaaaatgtccagaaacAGATGGAGATGCCCTTCCATCTGCatcagtttttctgtttcaagaaagatcGGAAGGCGAATACATGTTTGTGCTTCAAGAAGAAAGAACGGTATGTCTTTTGTGTTCTGAGGCGGTGGCGGTGGTCAGAGACCAAACACGGAGCTCAGTGTGCCAACATCAGGCACCAAGAAGAACAACAAACTGCCCAAATTTTAAAGCCACAACCAAAAACAATGCGTCAGTAAAAGCtagctttgtttgatatttcaagtttggaacaaagtaaatgtcataacttgtgtttgatgttatttttctttattcacttggatAGTTTGATCGTTGATTGATGGAGTGATGTGGGTTTCATAACCTGACAAATGAAAAGGATTCATGATATAACaacagagcaacaagcaaacatatatatattctttttacatctatgcaaatatatatgtaatatttgtaacttgaataagtaataaattcagagttatctaacattaaggagtagttacatttataagttacatctggccctttgagggcaacgattatgctgatgtggccctcggtgaaaatgagtttgacacccccGCTTTAAACACTCATAAATATGAGAAACCAGATGTGTCGTCACCCTTCagactttttaaatgaccttcagGATGAACTAATTATCCGCTGAAAGGCAAAGAACTGAGAATATTCAGCTAAAATCTCCTGTTCCAGCTCAGAAACGGGAATATTTCCTGCTTTTAGGTCTTCTTCTTGGGCTGCGAGTcctataaattcaggcgttatcTTCTGTCAGCGTCGGTTTTTAACTCCCACACACACTTTTTACTTGGTTTGCTTGTATTCTTGGAGCCGATCCCATCATGTTGTGTACTTAACATTTAATTTCCTGCTGTGATGATTGACAGAATGTCCTTTTATGTTTCATCAGAAGTGTTTTATGTCATTTTCGCCTGTAAACTGACATAATAGTGAGAATATTTGAGATTTTCCCCACATAAAGGCCCTTACTCACGAGCTTTCTTGGCTGTATTTTTGTTGGGAATGTTGATTTGAGCTTGTAAACAACTGGCCTAAGCTGTGTTTGGTCTCCCCACAGATCAACAACCATCCCGTCATGGGTAACGGAGGCTTCCCCTTCTCTTTGCTGCCCAGCGGGAACACCTGCTACACGGAGAACAAATAGGAACCGACATTATCTGGGACTGAAAGAGCAGCTTAAAGGAAACACAGGACTCAACGACAGGGGAGCAGACTGAAGAACAGGAATGTgtcttttctatttttctattaAAACCAGCCAGGCTTGGAATTTGGTTGAGGACTTAAGAACCGTATCCTCGCGCTAAAAAGTTTAGAAGTTGCTGCCATCTTTGATGTGTTCGGAGCTACAAATTTTGgaaatttgtttctttttgggaACCTTTTTACTTCACAGGCACAGCGTGAAACAAGGTGGTGCAAAAATTCTAAAATTATTCACCGTTTTAATCACTTTAAATGctggttactgtgcgctcgtcaGCGCCCTCCTGTGGCCGGAGGACAGAAACACACACGGATAGAAAAACTGGTTTTCAGATGCATCGAATTAAAAACCGATGTTACCTCAGCCGGTGGTGGCACACGGAAAAATGCTTTATTTGAAAACACTTTGTAAACTGTGAGGGTGCACAGAGGCTGAAAACCTGATCAGAGGCAGCACCTAGTGGCCATCAGCGGTATTACACGTTAATAAAGCCTCACAGATGAGGACTAGCTGTTCGACTTCAATCTTTCCCGACATAAAGAACGAGTTTGTTTCCTGTTCTGAACGCTCAGAAGGATTTAAAGCGTCGCTTTTAGGTTGCTGTTCTTTTGCAAAGTTCATTTCAACTCTTTGCTGTCTCGGAGGAGCGAGATTTCGCTTTGCTGACGGTATAAAAAGGAtttaaaagaataagaaaacGCACAACGGAGCCACGGTGTTTTAATAGATCGAAGCTCGAGATAATTCAGTGAAAACGGCTGCTTGTTTGTGTAATTTAAAAGCTTTGCCACTGAGCCAGTTTTATCTCCTCTTTAcgctcttttctttcattttttccttcttttgttgtCGAGGGGGGGGGAATCCGGACGGTGCCTTAAACTGACCGACGTTTAAAGGGACAGTCGGCTGCTATTTTAGAACATCTGATGTTCGATGGAAGACCAAAGCTGGACCGGCCCTGTCTCGTTCTTTAAAAAGCCAAATTTTCGGAGTCTTTGCGCTTTGAAGTGACTTGCCAAAGTTGCAAAAAAAGACACTTTTTAATCACAAAGCGGCACAAAGAAGACCGAAGCACTTAGTTATTAAAAAGTTTATTCATGCTCTTAGCAGGATGCATCCATTAGCTGTGTCAGCAGTCTTTTATTTCTAAACGTAAAGGATCAACAACTCATCCAACACAGAAGTGAAACACTTAAAGGCAACTATAATCCCGCTGATGCCTTTTTAATCGATTAATCTTTCACACACGTATAGATTCAGTCCAAGCTGAGCCATGAAATCATCGTGTTTTCTTCCAAAGTGAAGGCGACAAACTGTAATACGTGGTTTGGAAATCAAAAGCCATGTGGAAcgcggttttttttttttagcaaaaaccAAAGGGACGACGGTTTTTGTCCGTCGTCTTTTTCACGATTTAAATGGAAATGAAGCCAAATTTGTAGTTGTTAAAAAAGCAGGAAACGCGATGGTAACTGTCCTATGCAAGTTACCGTAATTTACAGCCTCTGACTTGTAGACGTCGTCAATTGTCaacatccaaagtcccaccaaTCTGCAGATTTCCTCGATTGAACGTGTTGAAACGATAAACTGTGTTATTTATTCATAGAAAATAGGAACAAATATCTTCAGTTTCTACATTTTAATGTCACGGAACCATTTCATCTCATTTTCACATGGCTCGACGACCTCTTCACATGTACGTATATccatattattttatattttagctCTTTCTCTCgctttttgttttacttcctTTTGATTAAAACGATCGAGCTTCGCAGTCCAAACTTGCTGATATAAGAGGCACAGATGTAGCATAATTATGGCTTTTGGATGTTGACTGGAGCGTTTTCTCACAAGTTGGAATTTACCTCTGCTTTAGGAAGAGGATTCTGGGAAATGTAGTGTTTTCCTCCTGCTTCGGCTCTTACTGAATATGGAGGCTTAAAGTGTCTCTTCCATCATGCGTAAATTGAGCCAAATCAGTCATAAGACAATTAAAAATCATCTGCAAGTCCCAgaattcctcctcctcctctttccgaGCACAGATTGACCTTAAAATGTTCAATAAAACCAAAAATCACCACAGCTGGATGGAAATAAAAAGAAggtcttcttcctcttttcctctctcggtgcctttttcttcacaaagtATTCTTTGTATAGAGATATAAATTTATCTTGTTGCTTACGTCTacatccagaaaaaaaaaagcctgtaaTTATTTACCTATAACCAGAGGAAGCCACGGCTCCACAATGCAGTATATTTGTGTAATTGTGTATGtgcatttatatatatttttcatctttattttcCTTCAAAAGTATGTATTGTCAAATATTGTGTACTTTAATCGTGTATTGCCTTAACCTGACTCACGCCGCTGTCAGTTTGTACAGTTTTTGCACAGTGTAACCTCCTCTTCTGATGTATTTTGATAAC from Odontesthes bonariensis isolate fOdoBon6 chromosome 11, fOdoBon6.hap1, whole genome shotgun sequence includes:
- the ahr2 gene encoding aryl hydrocarbon receptor 2, whose protein sequence is MLSSSAMYAAKKRKRPVQKTPKPLPPNGIKSNPSKRHRDRLNGELDKLTSLLPFTDEVRARLDKLSVLRLSVGYLKVKSFFNATLKAYQSSSSWPSERGLMLGGTAQAPSAPTVTSIDGVSFCESDLLLQALNGFVLVVTAEGYVFYTSPTIQDFLGFHQSDVVHQSVFELIHTDDRALFRRQLHFSFNSNPDGCGSPGEQNSAEISSNVMAYDPLTIPPENSSFLERNFCCRFRCLLDNSSGFLALNFHGRLKFLQGQNRVSEDGTPVPQQLALFSIATPLQQPSILEIRTKTLLFQTKHKLDFTPLGIDSRGKVVLGYNEVEICMKGSGYSFIHAADMMHCAENHLRMIKTGDSGLTIFRLLAKSGRWVWVQSNARLVFKGGKPDFIVARQRALTNEEGEEQLRLRRLQLPFNFATGEAVLYDTLPSVEAPDPEQRTHGEDSVSRGSMLGCLLSQDQSLYYEDNGGSALNSLSDVAFQDTHATLSILGDAAPKPGAGAPVKMDDTVRDMMASLQQILGDDELVDALDVAPEELRIWESTLLKVNCNQPESSEDLSDILIADVLSYFEEQLQKDGRFPLPDPLDQLAACLPDVDFQNQNPDRGWAEPGQNQNPDRGWAEPGQNQNPDRGWAEPGQNQNPDRGWAEPGQNQNPDRGWAEPGQNQNQLMLSGGQLMAAPPAVGTVKLSHMDFPQMGSGLNGLPPRQTLPASFQPGGSENPAAPAPFNQAAPAPFNPAAPAPFNQAAPAPFNPAAPAPFNPAAPAPFNPALVDARHPSQNQPRTFQFNAANNNNNLGAFSLQDAAAGHLHGNQKTQRLPHVGVSFQDQSAGQVNPAFSFKGNQWNAAETPNISNQTGFPADFTQNSQLQRPPWPPQQTGAALHQTAGVQMNAGGRAPFAAQQDCMIRMNPANKPSCLYQALPPGPPAPAIPNPDEAALSCQVAAGLTSNGLMVQLQQILSLRKETQINNHPVMGNGGFPFSLLPSGNTCYTENK